In Musa acuminata AAA Group cultivar baxijiao chromosome BXJ3-11, Cavendish_Baxijiao_AAA, whole genome shotgun sequence, one DNA window encodes the following:
- the LOC135653079 gene encoding protein LURP-one-related 15-like, with amino-acid sequence MSIHFYANNTTTETREREREKEMSSPSSQFAAPSGAIVGPCFCVPDPIGLTFFIDAAWLNCDHLAVTDINGNVVFKVEAHKWSLRNRQVVVDASGKPVISMQQKLRSIHDRWQVFKGNSSDPKHLLFSVKRSSALQFKTELDVFLAANTKEEVCDFKIKGSFRKRSFTVYKGDSSMVIAQMSKEDILVNGLVSKDAFEVAVNPNTDYSFITALTIIRHEFFKEDAGISDEISDEISNEISDEISNEISDEISNEISDEISNEISNQIANEISDEISDENSDETSDAISDENSDETSDGISSVIISAISALLGGS; translated from the exons ATGTCGATTCATTTCTACGCCAACAACACAACCActgaaacgagagagagagagagagagaaagagatgagTTCACCAAGTTCTCAGTTTGCTGCCCCGTCCGGCGCCATCGTCGGCCCATGCTTCTGCGTTCCGGATCCGATCGGCCTCACGTTCTTCATCGACGCCGCCTGGTTGAACTGTGACCACCTCGCGGTGACCGACATCAACGGCAACGTCGTCTTCAAGGTCGAAGCCCATAAGTGGAGCCTCAGAAACAGGCAGGTGGTCGTCGACGCCTCCGGCAAGCCTGTGATTTCGATGCAGCAGAAG CTGAGAAGCATCCATGACCGGTGGCAAGTCTTCAAGGGAAATAGCTCAGATCCTAAGCATCTACTGTTTAGCGTCAAGAGGAGTTCTGCTCTCCAATTCAAGACCGAGTTGGACGTGTTCTTAGCTGCCAACACGAAGGAGGAGGTGTGTGACTTCAAGATCAAGGGAAGCTTCCGCAAGAGATCGTTCACTGTGTACAAGGGCGACTCTTCCATGGTGATCGCGCAG ATGAGCAAAGAAGACATACTGGTGAATGGATTGGTATCCAAGGATGCTTTCGAGGTGGCCGTCAACCCAAACACCGACTACTCCTTCATTACTGCTCTGACCATAATTCGACATGAGTTCTTTAAAGAAGACGCTGGAATCTCTGATGAAATCTCTGATGAAATCTCAAATGAAATCTCAGATGAAATCTCAAATGAAATCTCTGATGAAATTTCAAATGAAATCTCAGATGAAATCTCAAATGAAATCTCAAATCAAATCGCAAATGAAATCTCAGATGAAATCTCAGATGAAAACTCAGACGAAACCTCAGATGCAATCTCAGATGAAAACTCAGACGAAACCTCAGATGGAATCTCATCTGTAATCATATCTGCAATCTCAGCTTTACTAGGTGGATCCTAA